One Paenibacillus sp. SYP-B4298 genomic window, GCTCACACGCCATTGAAGCCGCTGCATGCAGATAAGCTTCGCGCGCTGGCTTGGCTAATCCCATCTCCTCAGAGGTAAACACATTGTCCTCCGTGAACAGCGTTCCCAGCCCCATCCGATACAGCTTATCGTGCTGATCCCGGAACGTGCCATTCGTCAGAATCGCCAGGCTCCACTGCTTGCTCCACTGCTGCAGCCGCTCCACTAGATGGGGGTCATGAGGAATATATGCAGCACGGACTGTCCGAAACCACTGCTCGAACGCATCCGATTCCTCCGCGCCAACCGACAGACCGAATTCCCCCAGCGTTTTGACGAATCTCATCAGCCGGAATTCCTTGCCGTTAATGGTGCCATCCATCCACAGCTCATGAAGCTCCTGGTCGTACTTCATAAAGACAGGAAACAGCCGTTCCATCCCGATGTCCTTCGTAAGAGGAAAGGATGCGAACGCTTCATACATGCTCTTGCCCCAATAATCGTCCATATGCAACAACGTATCGTCCAGATCAAACAACAGCAATTTCACTTCATTCATCGCTTGCCCTCACCTATGTCTAGATAGTTTAGTTCCGTCCCCCTAAGCCGCCGCGCATTGCTCAAGCAGGCGCAGCCAGCGAAGGG contains:
- a CDS encoding HAD family hydrolase, translated to MNEVKLLLFDLDDTLLHMDDYWGKSMYEAFASFPLTKDIGMERLFPVFMKYDQELHELWMDGTINGKEFRLMRFVKTLGEFGLSVGAEESDAFEQWFRTVRAAYIPHDPHLVERLQQWSKQWSLAILTNGTFRDQHDKLYRMGLGTLFTEDNVFTSEEMGLAKPAREAYLHAAASMACEPDQVLFVGDSWQNDVAGPIAAGMRAIWFNRGGKELPPAEVTPEAVIRGLDELESYMKERWR